Sequence from the Brevundimonas sp. SGAir0440 genome:
CAGGATTTGCCGGGGCGTTAACCAAACAGTCATCGCCGGCCGTCATCCATGGTTTCATGACGCGGAGCACCTGCACATGAAGGTTGTCGGCCCCAACGGCGTCAGCACGCCTGCCAGCACACGTCCGACGCGATCCACCAGCGGCTTTTCGCTGGGGCAGACTGCGGCTGCGTCCGCGCCCGCCGCAACGACTGCCAGCGCAGCGACGGGCGGGGTCTCTGACGTCTCGGCCCTGATGGCCCTTCAAGGGGTCGAGGGGCCGCTGGAAAAGCGGCGTCGCGCGATCCGGCGCGGCAGCGGTCTTTTGGATCGCCTTGACGAAATCAAGCTGGCCCTGCTGAGCGGCGACGCCGACGAGGGGGCTCTGGATCGACTGGCGCGGAGCCTGCGCGAGGAGCGCGCCGATGACGACGACAAGGACTTGGGCGCCCTGCTGGATCAGATCGACCTGCGCGCATCGGTCGAACTGGCGAAGGCGGAAATGCGCCGCAACCGCCCCTGATACGAAATAATCGTCTGACATCAGGCGGCTAAGCTTTGACAGTGAGTGACTTTTGCCACTGTCGGGCTGTTAGTCGCCCTATTTTCATCACGGAATCGAGAACCGCGTTGCCGCGACTCGACGGGCTGATTATACGGCCCTCTACGCCACAGGGGGGCGTGTTAGAGAGCGTGAGATCGATGAGCGCCTTGGCGTCCGTTGTGTCCGACGAAACCGGCCCGTATCGGCCGTCTGACAGCGAGCCGTTCATGAACGAACGGCAGCAAGCCTATTTCAAGAAGAAGCTGCTGGCCTGGAAGGATGAGATCCTTCGCGAGTCCAAGGGCACGGTTGTCAATCTGAAGGCCGAGACCGAAAACCATCCCGATCTGGTGGACCGGGCGTCTTCGGAATCCGATCGCGCGCTGGAGTTGCGCACCCGCGACCGCCAACGCAAGTTGATCTCCAAGATCGACGACGCGCTGCGCCGGATCGAGGACGGCTCCTACGGCTACTGCGAGGACACGGGTGAACCCATCAGCCTGGGTCGTCTGGAAGCCCGTCCGACGGCGACCCTGTCGGTCGAAGCCCAGGAACGCCACGAACGGCGCGAACGCGTTCACCGCGACGACTGAGGTTTAAGCCTTACGCGCCTTGACTTCGCCGGGTTGCGGGGCGACCTAGCCGCCTCGCTTTCGAGGTCGTCTATCCATGTCCGTCAAGGTTCGTTTCGCCCCGTCGCCCACGGGTAAGCTGCACGTCGGCAATGTCCGCACCGCCTTGGTGAATTGGATGTTCGCAAAGGGGCAGGGCGGATCGTTCGTCCTGCGCATCGACGATACCGACCTGGCGCGCTCCACGCCCGAGTTCGAACAGGGGATCGAAGACGACCTGACCTGGCTGGGGATGCCGTGGGACGAGCGTTATAATCAGTCAAAACGGTTCGATCGCTACGAAGAAGCGGCCGCCAGACTGAAGGCGTCCGGGCGGCTTTATCCCGCCTATGAGACCGCCGACGAGCTGGACCGTCGTCGCAAGGTGCAACTGTCGCGCGGCCTGCCGCCGATCTATGACCGCGCGGCGCTGGAACTGACCGAAGAGCAGAAGGCTGCTTACGAGGCCGAAGGGCGTCGTCCCCATTGGCGCTTCAAACTGGACGGCAAGCGCGTGGCCTGGGAAGATCTGGCGCGCGGTCATGCGGAGGTGGACACCGCCTCGATGTCGGACCCGGTGCTGATCCGCGAGGACGGCCTGTTCCTCTACACCCTGCCGTCGGTGGTCGACGACATCGACATGGCGATCACCCACATCATCCGTGGCGAGGATCACGTCACCAACACCGGGGCGCAGATCGAAATCTTCGAAGCGCTGGGCGCGACGGTTCCGGGCTTTGCACACATGCCATTGCTGGTCGGCGCCGACGGCGCGGCCCTGTCCAAGCGTCTGGGATCGCTGTCGATCAGCGACATGCGCGACCAAGGCTATGAGCCGATCGCAATCACCAGCCACCTCGGCCGGATCGGGACCTCCGATCCGCTG
This genomic interval carries:
- a CDS encoding flagellar assembly protein FliX → MKVVGPNGVSTPASTRPTRSTSGFSLGQTAAASAPAATTASAATGGVSDVSALMALQGVEGPLEKRRRAIRRGSGLLDRLDEIKLALLSGDADEGALDRLARSLREERADDDDKDLGALLDQIDLRASVELAKAEMRRNRP
- the gltX gene encoding glutamate--tRNA ligase; amino-acid sequence: MSVKVRFAPSPTGKLHVGNVRTALVNWMFAKGQGGSFVLRIDDTDLARSTPEFEQGIEDDLTWLGMPWDERYNQSKRFDRYEEAAARLKASGRLYPAYETADELDRRRKVQLSRGLPPIYDRAALELTEEQKAAYEAEGRRPHWRFKLDGKRVAWEDLARGHAEVDTASMSDPVLIREDGLFLYTLPSVVDDIDMAITHIIRGEDHVTNTGAQIEIFEALGATVPGFAHMPLLVGADGAALSKRLGSLSISDMRDQGYEPIAITSHLGRIGTSDPLEVGASVEALGQSFAFSKMGRSPARYDTADLDRLNAQALHVMDYATAQPRLQALGADLGEAFWNTVRGNLTKFADVADMAQIVRGPIQPVIEDATFIETALRLLPEVIDENAWSAWTSAVKAETGAKGKALFMPLRLALTGQQHGPDMAAMAPLIGRETIQRRLRGEAA
- the dksA gene encoding RNA polymerase-binding protein DksA, with amino-acid sequence MSALASVVSDETGPYRPSDSEPFMNERQQAYFKKKLLAWKDEILRESKGTVVNLKAETENHPDLVDRASSESDRALELRTRDRQRKLISKIDDALRRIEDGSYGYCEDTGEPISLGRLEARPTATLSVEAQERHERRERVHRDD